Proteins found in one Neurospora crassa OR74A linkage group II, whole genome shotgun sequence genomic segment:
- a CDS encoding calcium permease has translation MGPPSQAGDEDRPDPSPTNTRRNSRLDLINTTETRHDDAGMNPPDTSYHSTDIVRRLPDPMGPAGAANMANAEGAPSITASERERTVSRASQTGIPRSPMVGPDRGRPRPRKPPMARRTSSNAQAPHRGEVFSVDDDITEVEADAAERQKSYSGSTARRRNLLPAPLSRVHSILDEDGANDSRDRDTPDVIEEVDTPGQEGDLNLPPPAEEDSAEGETPVEDDDGDISDAESFTLKDRQQAINETHPFGIRLWKPALYKKHRSVQKTAEGDIHSSPGGHVSRWLLFFNIMWTLAFGWWMSLIAYTGAIVCFVFAAAPSGREYGRVLWGLAGYLFYPFGKFIRLEQQDGYLDEDQDEGRSISEYEQWQSGDLEDGRLFFGPERDRSIIGHSRRSLDSEPDETESLLGRGRGHGSDSDLPRMKRRLFGRGQWNVGRVIYFLFFYTMIMPSLFIVSAICWFLVFWIPMGKVTMLLIDHLRRHPLALWFESDISTARASTTPHSSILICTYRAVGIKYWKYTIDGTNIFLVNMMAIVIFVIFDWIVLEGVLEIHNFFTSPAFLFVTGLLSIIPLAYFIGQAVASISAQSSMGFGAAINAFFSTIVEVFLYCVALQQGKAQLVEGSIMGSIFAGILFLPGISMCCGAIKRKTQRFNAKSAGVTSTMLLFAVIGAFGPTLFYQIYGTHELTCQDCLYFDHPRGSVRDCRRCYFSQTPAMNDRFYLEAVRPYCYIAAGMLFLSYIIGLWFTLRTHAAVIWNTEADEKKHEENTARNSARPSAVHTSLGDTTGADVRDSHLYKRILGQSLRQVGHQGPSDEPQRPGSSVSGGAKANGTPHMVPPKSTGYGATDSQHSSTILNIPGFSDAENNNLVHQVAEIAATAATVAARNYSSQRRASHLGGSSSTGQQQSAPGSRRGLIRTATFPDADEAGGESTTAAHSGGGHDAPNWSRLKSSIILMGATVLYAVIAEILVDTVDVVLESFEIDEKFLGITLFALVPNTTEFLNAISFAMNGNIALSMEIGSAYALQVCLLQIPALVLFSAIYPPDVPVADMARYTFSLLFPQWDMVTVILCVFLLSYMYGEGKSNYFKGSILLLSYLVVVIGYYFSGYSTGLEKSNSGISRFDTLGDDGQYMSYGFKTVGRGTSGVAY, from the exons ATGGGTCCTCCCTCCCAGGCGGGCGACGAAGACCGTCCCGATCCGTCCCCCACCAACACGCGCCGAAATTCGCGCCTGGAtctcatcaacaccaccgaaACCCGACATGATGATGCCGGCATGAACCCTCCGGATACCAGCTATCACTCCACCGACATTGTGCGGAGGTTGCCAGACCCTATGGGCCCTGCTG GTGCCGCCAACATGGCCAATGCGGAGGGTGCGCCTTCTATCACTGCCTCCGAACGTGAACGTACCGTTTCCCGCGCTTCCCAGACCGGTATCCCACGTTCGCCCATGGTAGGTCCCGATCGCGGACGACCACGACCTCGCAAGCCCCCAATGGCGCGACGCACTTCGTCCAATGCCCAAGCCCCCCACCGCGGCGAGGTCTTCTCCGTCGATGACGACATAACCGAAGTCGAGGCTGATGCTGCTGAGCGCCAGAAGAGCTACAGTGGCTCTACAGCCCGCAGGCGAAACCTACTTCCTGCTCCCTTATCCCGAGTACACTCGATTTTAGATGAGGACGGAGCAAACGATAGCCGGGATCGGGATACTCCGGACGTCATTGAAGAAGTCGACACCCCAGGCCAGGAAGGGGACCTCAACTTGCCTCCTCCAGCCGAAGAAGACAGTGCCGAGGGTGAGACCCCggttgaggatgatgatggcgacaTCAGTGATGCCGAAAGCTTCACGCTGAAGGACCGTCAGCAGGCAATCAACGAAACACATCCTTTTGGCATCAGGCTATGGAAACCGGCCCTGTACAAAAAGCACCGATCGGTCCAAAAGACGGCCGAGGGAGATATCCACTCGTCCCCTGGAGGACATGTCAGTCGATGGCTGCTGTTCTTCAACATCATGTGGACCTTGGCCTTTGGCTGGTGGATGTCTCTCATTGCTTACACGGGTGCCATTGTCTGCTTCgtctttgctgctgctcctaGTGGTCGAGAGTACGGACGAGTCCTCTGGGGACTTGCTGGTTACCTGTTCTATCCATTCGGCAAGTTCATCCGCTTGGAGCAGCAGGATGGCTATCTGGACGAGGATCAGGACGAAGGCAGAAGCATCAGCGAGTACGAGCAGTGGCAGAGCGGTGACCTCGAGGATGGCCGCCTATTCTTTGGCCCTGAGCGAGACCGATCGATTATTGGCCACTCTCGCCGGAGTCTGGACTCGGAACCCGACGAGACGGAGAGCCTGCTCGGCCGCGGTCGTGGCCACGGTTCCGATTCCGACCTTCCTCGTATGAAAAGAAGACTGTTCGGCCGTGGCCAATGGAATGTCGGGCGAGTCATCtacttccttttcttctacaCCATGATCATGCCCTCGCTCTTCATTGTGTCCGCAATCTGTTGGTTTTTGGTCTTCTGGATCCCCATGGGCAAGGTTACCATGCTTCTCATCGACCATCTTCGACGCCATCCGCTGGCTCTGTGGTTCGAATCCGACATCTCGACCGCCCGGGCCTCCACCACGCCGCATTCTTCCATCCTCATTTGCACGTATCGTGCTGTCGGTATAAAGTACTGGAAGTATACCATCGACGGAACCAACATATTCCTGGTCAACATGATGGCTATCGTCATATTTGTCATCTTTGACTGGATTGTCCTCGAAGGGGTTTTGGAGATCCACAACTTCTTTACCTCGCCTGCCTTTTTGTTCGTCACTGGCCTCTTGTCCATCATCCCTCTTGCCTACTTCATTGGTCAAGCTGTTGCTTCCATCTCCGCACAGTCGTCGATGGGTTTCGGTGCTGCCATCAATGCATTCTTCTCTACCATTGTGGAGGTCTTCCTCTACTGCGTTGCTCTGCAGCAAGGTAAAGCACAACTGGTCGAAGGAAGCATTATGGGCAGTATCTTCGCCGgtattcttttccttccgGGTATCTCAATGTGCTGCGGCGCCATCAAGCGCAAGACACAACGCTTCAACGCCAAGTCAGCCGGCGTAACATCGACCATGCTGCTATTCGCCGTTATTGGCGCCTTTGGTCCGACTTTGTTCTACCAGATTTACGGAACCCACGAGCTTACCTGCCAGGACTGTCTTTACTTTGATCATCCCAGAGGCTCAGTGAGAGATTGCCGTCGCTGTTACTTCTCTCAGACCCCTGCTATGAATGATCGATTTTACCTGGAGGCAGTCCGTCCCTACTGCTACATTGCTGCTGGCATGCTGTTCTTATCATATATCATTGGTCTTTGGTTCACGCTTCGCACCCATGCCGCCGTTATTTGGAATACCGAGGCGGATGAGAAGAAGCATGAGGAGAATACAGCCCGTAACAGTGCCCGACCTTCTGCGGTACATACCTCACTCGGTGACACCACGGGTGCTGATGTTCGTGATTCGCATCTCTACAAGCGCATTCTCGGCCAATCCCTCCGCCAAGTCGGTCACCAGGGTCCCTCGGACGAGCCGCAACGGCCAGGTTCGTCTGTCTCGGGAGGGGCCAAGGCTAACGGCACTCCCCATATGGTCCCTCCCAAATCGACTGGATACGGTGCCACCGACAGTCAACATTCATCCACCATTCTTAACATACCCGGCTTCTCTGATGCTGAGAATAACAATCTCGTGCACCAGGTCGCTGAAATTGCAGCTACTGCCGCCACCGTGGCAGCCAGAAACTATTCCAGCCAAAGACGTGCCTCGCACCTCGGAGGCTCTTCGAGCACAGGTCAACAACAGTCGGCCCCGGGAAGCCGCCGTGGCTTGATCCGTACCGCAACTTTCCCGGATGCCGATGAGGCTGGCGGCGAGTCTACTACTGCTGCACACTCAGGAGGTGGTCACGATGCACCCAATTGGAGCCGGCTCAAGAGTTCTATCATTCTCATGGGAGCTACCGTTCTCTACGCTGTCATTGCCGAGATCCTGGTGGACACTGTGGATGTGGTTCTTGAAAGCTTTGAAATCGACGAGAAGTTTCTCGGCATTACGCTGTTCGCCCTTGTTCCCAACACCACTGAGTTCTTG AACGCCATCTCCTTTGCTATGAATGGTAACATTGCGCTCTCCATGGAAATTGGTTCAGCCTATGCCCTGCAAGTCTGCCTGTTACAAATCCCGGCACTCGTGCTATTCTCCGCCATCTATCCTCCGGATGTACCGGTCGCAGATATGGCACGCTATACTTttagcctcctcttcccacaATGGGATATGGTCACTGTCATCCTGTGTGTCTTCCTTTTGAGCTACATGTACGGCGAGGGGAAGAGTAACTACTTCAAGGGCAGTATCTTGCTTTTGAGTTACCTTGTCGTTGTTATTGGCTACTACTTCAGCGGCTACAGTACCGGACTCGAGAAATCCAACTCTGGCATCAGCCGCTTCGACACCCTTGGTGATGACGGGCAGTACATGAGCTACGGCTTTAAGACTGTTGGACGAGGTACTAGTGGTGTCGCTTACTGA
- a CDS encoding 26S protease regulatory subunit 8: MALDNYYHNKIEAMKLEILKGQAVLRRLEAQRNDYNSRVRLLREELGLLQQPGSYVGEVVKVMSTKKVLVKVHPEGKYVVDVSDNVDITKLTVGKRVTLLSDSYKLEKMLPSSVDPLVSLMMVEKVPDSTYDMIGGLDQQIKEIKEVIELGLKHPELFESLGIAQPKGVLLYGPPGTGKTLLARAVAHHTDCKFIRVSGSELVQKYIGEGSRMVRELFVMAREHAPSIIFMDEIDSIGSSRVEGSSGGDSEVQRTMLELLNQLDGFEPTKNIKVIMATNRLDILDPALLRPGRIDRKIEFPPPSVEARADILRIHSRKMNLTRGINLTKIAEKMNGCSGAELKGVCTEAGMYALRERRVHVTQEDFELATAKILNKHDDKEVSLAKLWR; the protein is encoded by the exons ATGGCGCTCGACAACTATTATCACAACAAGATCGAGGCCATGAAGCTCGAGATCCTCAAGGGCCAAGCCGTCCTCCGCCGTCTCGAAGCGCAACGAAATGACTACAACTCGCGTGTGCGCCTGCTCAGGGAAGAGCTCGGTCTGCTACAACAGCCCGGGTCCTATGTGGGTGAGGTCGTCAAGGTTATGAGCACAAAGAAGGTCCTCGTCAAGGTACACCCTGAGGGCAAATATG TTGTCGATGTATCCGACAATGTCGACATCACCAAGCTCACCGTCGGCAAGCGCGTCACCCTTCTCTCAGACTCGTACAAGCTCGAAAAGATGCTTCCCTCCTCAGTAGACCCGCTCGTGTCCCTCATGATGGTCGAAAAGGTGCCCGACAGTACTTACGATATGATTGGTGGTTTGGACCAGCAAATcaaggagatcaaggaggtGATCGAGCTCGGCCTCAAGCACCCCGAGCTGTTCGAGTCGCTAGGTATCGCCCAACCAAAGGGTGTCCTGCTCTACGGCCCTCCCGGTACCGGCAAGACCCTGCTCGCCCGTGCCGTTGCCCACCACACCGACTGCAAGTTCATCCGTGTCTCGGGTTCCGAGCTCGTGCAAAAGTACATCGGCGAGGGTTCCCGCATGGTACGCGAGCTGTTCGTCATGGCGCGCGAGCACGCgccctccatcatctttATGGACGAGATCGACTCCATCGGCTCTTCGCGTGTCGAGGGTTCGTCTGGCGGCGACTCCGAAGTCCAGCGCACCATGCTCGAGCTCCTCAACCAGCTTGACGGTTTCGAGCCCaccaagaacatcaaggTTATCATGGCCACCAACCGTCTCGACATTCTCGACCCCGCCCTCTTGCGCCCTGGCCGCATCGACCGCAAGATCGAGTTCCCTCCGCCGAGCGTCGAGGCCCGTGCCGACATTCTGCGCATTCACAGCCGCAAGATGAACCTGACGCGCGGCATCAACCTGACCAAGATCGCCGAGAAGATGAACGGGTGCTCGGGCGCCGAACTCAAGGGTGTCTGTACCGAGGCCGGCATGTACGCCCTCCGCGAGAGGCGCGTGCATGTCACACAGGAGGACTTTGAACTGGCCACGGCCAAGATTCTGAATAAGCATGATGATAAGGAGGTGTCGTTGGCCAAATTGTGGCGTTAA
- a CDS encoding tyrosine-protein phosphatase non-receptor type 6, translating into MKRSREELFVAERRTRPRIFVANIAMSPNQGTNTHSTTTTTATYLTMKTPGAHSRSNSQSYFTHKPTGTPLASPRIYSVGQPYPPRLSPDTSAHQQPAQQQDARIPSPNYFGLSVDHAVDPLESAVLPSENWSSPSSSVKSFAAAMPKPLPLDANPDFEAFRRQIDANLGRSSFSLSGSHFNITMGPRTPGPTTPFGFKRPEPPKRHNLSLGAEPTSGHFPRLSGLGLHGPLPNLKLNKDIQNLKQPGDNDSIHDSAYISGDSKRSSQASLNAPSFFNMGRHESPAQIDPPFGTPVEWGKSAHSISRVDDRHPRLSMSSTKAEPPMQQRRADTVPPNPKAAVNNDGPAMIDPARLKDLMDQGDDSDLLLLDIRVSPQYAVSRVKGALNLCIPTTLLKRATFNLQKLQQTFSANQDQDRFSNWRNAKYLVVYDASSSDKRDAMGAINMIKKFTNEGFSGSANILRGGFRAFAETYPNLIDRGSSATTTPALSLGQGAGAGLGGANIPPVIGGVMLPTTGKGPNPFFNNIRQNQDLVDGVGQMDIGLPQELNKETLPKWLKEAADSGDHGKKVSEKFLSIELTEQSRMKDAYSVFTPGANGGPKHHGKVQLSGIEKGGKNRYKDILPFEHARVRLQGRQEGECDYVNASHIQASRSKKRYIASQGPLPATFEDFWSVIWDQDVRVIVMLTAESEGGQLKCHPYWKGKDFGPIKLRVLSEKKVSLDIDKHRQGSQGGVPTTLESASATTNAPSGDATQGAFPWNPTQAGGADGGRRRANTTTVQPNLDGTQQPATALAETPYVIIRKFALSHSAYPFLPMREITQLHYPSWPDFGAPAQPSHLLALVELANIMQRAAPALESSGAAPSDEIQVDVKNFTNRLKRGDSLPLDPGDAPEPNDHARPMLVHCSAGCGRTGAFCTVDSVIDMLKRQRMRKTQKADRRIDDRFGGRRISETDGEVDGVMDGVKPFKRQATENNRDQDGDISMGGQKGLRFDHGPGGSGGMKNLDESKGFDFGVPPAPTEPKDDQGIDTTWLDDDGLDLIAKTVEDFRGQRLSMVQSLRQFVLCYETVIEWIWRLEERSHHTSAGGAGGRRGSSRVRTGSLAL; encoded by the exons ATGAAACGATCGAGGGAAGAATTATTTGTGGCGGAACGTAGGACGAGACCGCGAATCTTCGTCGCCAACATAGCCATGTCGCCAAATCAAGGAACCAACACCCACTctaccacaaccaccaccgccacatACCTCACCATGAAAACACCAGGGGCCCATTCGCGATCGAATTCCCAGTCCTACTTCACCCATAAGCCTACCGGCACGCCGCTAGCCTCGCCGCGCATCTACTCGGTCGGCCAGCCATACCCTCCCCGGCTCTCTCCTGATACGTCCGCCCATCAACAACCCGCCCAACAGCAAGATGCTCGTATCCCGAGTCCTAATTACTTTGGCCTCTCGGTCGATCATGCCGTCGACCCGCTGGAATCGGCCGTATTGCCCAGCGAGAACTGGAGCTCGCCGTCTTCCTCGGTAAAATCATTCGCCGCAGCAATGCCGAAGCCATTGCCCCTAGATGCCAACCCCGACTTCGAGGCCTTCAGGAGGCAAATCGATGCCAACCTCGGGAGGTCGTCCTTCAGCTTGTCGGGGTCGCACTTCAATATCACCATGGGCCCGCGTACGCCCGGTCCCACAACACCTTTTGGCTTCAAGAGGCCAGAGCCGCCCAAGCGACATAATCTGAGCCTCGGTGCCGAGCCCACGAGCGGCCACTTCCCCAGGCTGTCTGGTTTGGGCTTGCATGGCCCGCTCCCCAACCTCAAGTTGAACAAGGACATTCAAAACCTCAAGCAACCAGGTGACAATGATAGTATACATGACTCCGCCTATATCTCCGGGGACTCGAAGCGGAGCTCCCAAGCCTCCCTCAAtgccccttccttcttcaacatgGGCAGGCACGAATCACCAGCGCAGATCGATCCCCCTTTCGGAACCCCCGTAGAATGGGGTAAGTCGGCTCATTCCATCTCCCGAGTCGATGACCGCCACCCGCGTTTGTCAATGTCATCAACAAAGGCCGAGCCACCAATGCAGCAACGAAGAGCGGATACTGTCCCTCCCAACCCCAAGGCAGCAGTGAACAACGATGGGCCGGCTATGATAGACCCGGCACGGCTGAAGGACCTTATGGACCAGGGGGACGATTCAGACCTCTTGTTGCTTGATATCCGCGTCTCGCCCCAGTATGCCGTATCTAGGGTAAAGGGTGCTTTGAACCTGTGCATTCCCACGACACTGTTGAAGCGAGCAACATTCAACTTGCAGAAACTCCAGCAAACGTTCTCGGCAAACCAGGATCAGGACAGGTTCTCCAACTGGCGTAACGCAAAGTACCTGGTCGTCTATGATGCTTCGTCGTCTGACAAGCGCGATGCCATGGGCGCAATCAACATGATCAAGAAGTTCACGAATGAGGGCTTCTCTGGTTCAGCAAACATACTGCGTGGAGGATTCAGGGCCTTCGCCGAAACATACCCAAACCTGATTGACCGTGGGTCGTCCGCTACCACAACGCCAGCCCTGTCTCTAGGGCAGGGTGCCGGAGCTGGTCTTGGAGGAGCCAACATTCCGCCTGTCATTGGCGGTGTGATGTTGCCCACTACAGGGAAGGGCCCTAACCCCTTCTTTAACAACATCCGACAAAACCAAGACTTGGTCGACGGAGTTGGGCAAATGGACATTGGTCTTCCTCAAGAGCTCAACAAGGAGACTCTACCAAAGTGGCTAAAGGAAGCAGCCGACAGTGGTGACCATGGAAAGAAGGTGTCAGAGAAGTTTCTGAGCATTGAGTTGACGGAACAGTCTCGGATGAAGGACGCTTACTCCGTTTTCACTCCTGGTGCCAACGGGGGCCCTAAACACCACGGAAAGGTGCAGCTGTCCGGAATTGAAAAGGGTGGAAAGAACAGGTATAAGGATATTCTACCGTTCGAGCACGCGCGGGTAAGGCTTCAGGGCCGCCAAGAGGGCGAATGCGATTATGTCAATGCCAGCCACATTCAAGCAAGCCGTAGCAAAAAGCGATACATCGCTAGCCAGGGCCCGCTACCGGCCACTTTTGAG GATTTCTGGTCTGTCATTTGGGATCAGGACGTCCGTGTTATCGTCATGTTGACGGCCGAATCCGAGGGAGGGCAACTTAAGTGCCATCCCTACTGGAAAGGCAAAGACTTTGGTCCCATCAAGCTCCGAGTACTGTCAGAAAAGAAGGTGTCTTTGGATATTGACAAGCACAGACAAGGCTCTCAAGGTGGCGTACCAACAACGTTAGAATCCGCCTCTGCGACAACAAACGCGCCTTCCGGGGATGCTACGCAAGGAGCTTTCCCTTGGAATCCAACCCAAGCTGGGGGGGCGGACGGTGGCCGCCGTCGTGCCAACACCACAACGGTGCAGCCAAACCTCGACGGCACGCAACAGCCCGCTACGGCTTTGGCAGAGACACCATATGTCATTATTCGCAAGTTTGCCCTGAGCCATTCCGCTTACCCCTTCCTCCCGATGCGCGAGATCACCCAACTCCACTACCCCTCTTGGCCAGACTTTGGAGCGCCGGCTCAACCGAGCCACCTCCTCGCCCTGGTCGAGCTCGCCAACATCATGCAACGAGCGGCACCCGCCCTCGAAAGCTCTGGCGCTGCCCCCTCCGACGAGATACAAGTCGATGTTAAGAACTTTACCAACCGTCTTAAGCGCGGCGACTCACTACCCCTCGACCCGGGCGACGCACCCGAACCGAACGACCACGCGCGCCCCATGCTGGTGCACTGCTCTGCAGGCTGTGGCCGGACAGGTGCCTTCTGCACGGTTGACAGCGTGATCGACATGCTCAAGCGTCAACGGATGCGCAAAACGCAGAAGGCGGATCGGCGGATCGATGACCGCTTCGGCGGGCGACGGATCTCGGAGACTGACGGAGAGGTCGATGGGGTCATGGACGGAGTCAAACCTTTTAAGCGACAGGCAACCGAGAATAATCGCGACCAGGACGGCGACATCTCCATGGGTGGACAGAAGGGTCTTCGATTTGATCATGGGCCCGGTGGTTCAGGAGGGATGAAGAACCTGGATGAGAGCAAGGGATTCGACTTCGGCGTCCCACCCGCACCGACCGAACCGAAGGACGACCAAGGAATCGACACCACCTggctcgacgacgacggcctCGACCTCATCGCCAAGACCGTTGAGGACTTCCGCGGTCAGCGACTGAGCATGGTTCAGAGTTTAAGGCAGTTTGTTCTCTGCTACGAGACAGTCATTGAGTGGATCTGGCGGCTGGAGGAGCGCTCTCATCATACCAgcgctggtggtgctggtgggaggagaggaagtaGCAGAGTTAGGACTGGAAGCTTGGCGCTGTGA